The genomic interval GATGCCGCCATCCTTGCGGACCCGCCAGAAGTGGATGGCCATGAAGATGACGATCACGAACGGGAGCATCAAGACGTGCAGCACGTACCAGCGCAACAACGTATTTGTTGAGATTTCCGAGCCACCGAGGAGCACGAAACGCACCTGGTTCCCGAAGACGGGCGTGTAACCCATCATGTTCGTGCCGACGGTGACCGCCCAGAGCGCGAGCTGGTCCCAAGGCAGCAGGTAGCCGGTGAACGAGAGCAGCAGGGTCAGCATCAACAGGATGACGCCGATGACCCAGTTGAACTCCCGGGGCGGCTTGTACGACCCGTGGTAGAAGACGCGGGCCATGTGCAGGAACACGGCCAGCACCATGAGGTGCGCGGCCCATCGGTGCATGTTCCGCACCAGGAGACCGAAGGTCACCGCCGTCTGCAGGTGGTAGATGTCGTTCCAGGCCGATGCCGCGGTCGGCCGGTAGAAGAACATCAGGAAGATGCCGGTGACCGTGAGCAGGATGAAGAGGAAGAACGACAGGCCACCCAGGCACAACGTGTAGGAGACCTTCACCGCGTGCCGCTTCACCTTCACCGGGTGAAGGTGGTAGAGCACCGAGTTCATGATCACGTAGGAGCGGTTCCGGGGGCTGTCGGTGTAGCCCTTCCGGAAGAACGACCCGGGCCGGAAGATCGAGCTCCACGCCTGGGAGCCCTTCATTTTTTCTCCGGCTTCGACGAGTCTGCCTTTCAGGCCGTCCCCGTTGCCGTTCGCCACCCCGAATCCTCCCAGTGAATTGGCTTAGAACCGTACTCCGTAGGCGTATCCGTGCCTGTTGTCGCGCTGGTGGGGATCACCCGCCGATCGGCCCGCCTGGGTCTTGCCCAGGATGATGACCCCGGTGGGGCAGCGGTCCACGCACAGGGCGCAGCGGGTGCACACGTCCTCGTCCACCACGAAGAAGACGTGGTCGCCCGGA from Actinomycetes bacterium carries:
- the extP gene encoding selenite/tellurite reduction operon b-type cytochrome ExtP, with protein sequence MKGSQAWSSIFRPGSFFRKGYTDSPRNRSYVIMNSVLYHLHPVKVKRHAVKVSYTLCLGGLSFFLFILLTVTGIFLMFFYRPTAASAWNDIYHLQTAVTFGLLVRNMHRWAAHLMVLAVFLHMARVFYHGSYKPPREFNWVIGVILLMLTLLLSFTGYLLPWDQLALWAVTVGTNMMGYTPVFGNQVRFVLLGGSEISTNTLLRWYVLHVLMLPFVIVIFMAIHFWRVRKDGGI